In Labrus bergylta chromosome 1, fLabBer1.1, whole genome shotgun sequence, one genomic interval encodes:
- the palm3 gene encoding paralemmin-3 isoform X3, translating to MMDETEKYKQRLEAIAEKRRLQEEEDKARREMEDEKLRLQQLKRKSLRDQWLMEGAPLSPTSPDAQRSRSPLWGSQAQEMEKRIDKLESESQWLPEEEEKLKEQMEDGQTQAVKVAEAGPEIIQDAVLRNGDNNAIGLETAEKNDQSSLLDKTSAVLTNGRGDLEAANNDSVSDDGYQPTTNGHVVVSEDVTNMEMNLSLGEAANDNLKDEEEEESTLVMRAERVIITDEGDDVPEDLAPQEDPQNTARSEEAPLKVEPEAAEEGGEAVEEDEEEVIRAAQETSAQPEQTEAPAETQPHAEDGATQEDVGTNEVDLKGEGQGNPSEDPTSVQLQCPADTLEGTTVAPVPVYSEVQVSALTQQLEAEGETEELTEGAEAALRDQDPASLPDQFQEVPLADPQVSQRTEAGPVEQDPLLSQSKSPDTRAEFAAANSPDSSYTQVPSRAAQGEETQSPKRKSCECCSVM from the exons AGAAAGTCTCTGAGAGACCAGTGGCTGATGGAAGGAGCACCTTTGTCCCCGACGTCCCCGGACGCCCAGAGATCTCGCTCCCCTCTGTGGGGCTCCCAGGCTCAGGAGATGGAAAAGCGCATAGACAA GTTGGAGTCAGAGAGTCAGTGGTtgccagaggaggaggagaagctgaaGGAGCAGATGGAGGATGGCCAAACT CAGGCAGTGAAGGTGGCAGAAGCCGGGCCAG AAATAATCCAGGATGCTGTTTTGAGGAACGGTGACAACAATGCAATAGGATTGG aaacagcagaaaaaaacgaCCAAAGCTCACTGCTGGATAAAACTTCAGCTGTCTTAACCAATGgaagaggagatttagaagcaGCCAACAATGACAGCGTTTCAGATGACGGTTATCAGCCCACCACCAACGGACATGTTGTAGTCTCCGAGGATGTCACGAACATGGAGATGAACTTAAGCCTGGGCGAGGCTGCAAATGACAACCTtaaagacgaggaggaagaggagagcacTCTGGTGATGAGAGCAGAACGTGTGATCATAACAGATGAAGGGGATGATGTTCCTGAGGATCTTGCGCCCCAGGAAGATCCACAGAACACCGCCAGGTCAGAGGAAGCCCCTCTGAAGGTGGAACCAGAAGCagctgaggagggaggagaagctgtagaagaggatgaagaggaggtaataAGAGCAGCTCAAGAAACTTCAGCGCAACCAGAGCAAACTGAGGCTCCTGCAGAGACGCAACCGCACGCTGAAGATGGAGCCACacaggaggatgtgggtacaaatGAAGTAGATTTGAAAGGTGAGGGACAAGGCAATCCATCAGAAGATCCAACCTCTGTGCAGCTGCAGTGCCCAGCCGACACCCTAGAGGGCACCACAGTGGCTCCAGTCCCAGTCTACTCCGAGGTGCAGGTGTCCGCTCTCACCCAGCAGCTGGAGGCAGAGGGTGAAACTGAAGAGTTAACAGAAGGAGCCGAGGCCGCGCTGCGTGACCAGGACCCTGCCTCTCTACCTGACCAGTTCCAGGAGGTTCCCCTGGCCGATCCCCAGGTGAGCCAGAGGACAGAGGCAGGACCGGTGGAGCAGGatcccctcctgtctcagtccaAATCCCCCGACACTCGGGCAGAGTTTGCGGCCGCCAACAGCCCGGACAGCTCATACACACAAGTACCGAGCAGGGCCGCACAGGGGGAGGAGACCCAGTCACCCAAACGCAAAAGCTGCGAGTGCTGCTCGGTCATGTAA
- the palm3 gene encoding paralemmin-3 isoform X4, with the protein MEDEKLRLQQLKRKSLRDQWLMEGAPLSPTSPDAQRSRSPLWGSQAQEMEKRIDKLESESQWLPEEEEKLKEQMEDGQTQAVKVAEAGPEIIQDAVLRNGDNNAIGLETAEKNDQSSLLDKTSAVLTNGRGDLEAANNDSVSDDGYQPTTNGHVVVSEDVTNMEMNLSLGEAANDNLKDEEEEESTLVMRAERVIITDEGDDVPEDLAPQEDPQNTARSEEAPLKVEPEAAEEGGEAVEEDEEEVIRAAQETSAQPEQTEAPAETQPHAEDGATQEDVGTNEVDLKGEGQGNPSEDPTSVQLQCPADTLEGTTVAPVPVYSEVQVSALTQQLEAEGETEELTEGAEAALRDQDPASLPDQFQEVPLADPQVSQRTEAGPVEQDPLLSQSKSPDTRAEFAAANSPDSSYTQVPSRAAQGEETQSPKRKSCECCSVM; encoded by the exons AGAAAGTCTCTGAGAGACCAGTGGCTGATGGAAGGAGCACCTTTGTCCCCGACGTCCCCGGACGCCCAGAGATCTCGCTCCCCTCTGTGGGGCTCCCAGGCTCAGGAGATGGAAAAGCGCATAGACAA GTTGGAGTCAGAGAGTCAGTGGTtgccagaggaggaggagaagctgaaGGAGCAGATGGAGGATGGCCAAACT CAGGCAGTGAAGGTGGCAGAAGCCGGGCCAG AAATAATCCAGGATGCTGTTTTGAGGAACGGTGACAACAATGCAATAGGATTGG aaacagcagaaaaaaacgaCCAAAGCTCACTGCTGGATAAAACTTCAGCTGTCTTAACCAATGgaagaggagatttagaagcaGCCAACAATGACAGCGTTTCAGATGACGGTTATCAGCCCACCACCAACGGACATGTTGTAGTCTCCGAGGATGTCACGAACATGGAGATGAACTTAAGCCTGGGCGAGGCTGCAAATGACAACCTtaaagacgaggaggaagaggagagcacTCTGGTGATGAGAGCAGAACGTGTGATCATAACAGATGAAGGGGATGATGTTCCTGAGGATCTTGCGCCCCAGGAAGATCCACAGAACACCGCCAGGTCAGAGGAAGCCCCTCTGAAGGTGGAACCAGAAGCagctgaggagggaggagaagctgtagaagaggatgaagaggaggtaataAGAGCAGCTCAAGAAACTTCAGCGCAACCAGAGCAAACTGAGGCTCCTGCAGAGACGCAACCGCACGCTGAAGATGGAGCCACacaggaggatgtgggtacaaatGAAGTAGATTTGAAAGGTGAGGGACAAGGCAATCCATCAGAAGATCCAACCTCTGTGCAGCTGCAGTGCCCAGCCGACACCCTAGAGGGCACCACAGTGGCTCCAGTCCCAGTCTACTCCGAGGTGCAGGTGTCCGCTCTCACCCAGCAGCTGGAGGCAGAGGGTGAAACTGAAGAGTTAACAGAAGGAGCCGAGGCCGCGCTGCGTGACCAGGACCCTGCCTCTCTACCTGACCAGTTCCAGGAGGTTCCCCTGGCCGATCCCCAGGTGAGCCAGAGGACAGAGGCAGGACCGGTGGAGCAGGatcccctcctgtctcagtccaAATCCCCCGACACTCGGGCAGAGTTTGCGGCCGCCAACAGCCCGGACAGCTCATACACACAAGTACCGAGCAGGGCCGCACAGGGGGAGGAGACCCAGTCACCCAAACGCAAAAGCTGCGAGTGCTGCTCGGTCATGTAA